A window from Citrus sinensis cultivar Valencia sweet orange chromosome 5, DVS_A1.0, whole genome shotgun sequence encodes these proteins:
- the LOC102612250 gene encoding uncharacterized protein LOC102612250, producing the protein MDSGNSGSMQSSSGDEEYDSRSESAAAPPPPPAFFNFSSNSINNFAGFQNQQPPTFFDMIPSSSYLQAHSQSQSQSQPQHNSNPSSFLNLDLVGSRTTRSCSLIRSSEPSCTDSSTVAHQGLINHGSFSTAPSSSHMQQQSRLLVNDQYQTNVVVKNPKKRTRTSRRAPTTVLTTDTSNFRAMVQEFTGIPSQPFSVGSSYSRRLDLFGPGSAIKSSGNIHNHLEPMGGPLNYHLRPATQKFQPNLFSSPSSSSSMIDAIAAAASTSHNTTSNYHVLSELGLNSNNNNNTKEPQNTLNNIMQSQNLNHHPVVSFQSILQHSSPLNNPSLTFGANNKSQASHFGAPSFEDHDHHLAMSHHASHVGLPNNQDQFRSFDGNFANSSQRATSCKLNYSASSSDFHHNKNLENVSSRGTEGTVDSWICPSD; encoded by the coding sequence ATGGATTCTGGCAATAGTGGGAGTATGCAATCATCAAGCGGTGACGAAGAGTATGATTCAAGGTCTGAATCAGCAGCAGcgccaccaccaccacctgCTTTCTTCAACTTTTCAAGCAATAGTATCAATAACTTTGCTGGTTTCCAAAACCAACAACCACCCACTTTCTTCGATATGATCCCCTCGTCAAGTTATCTCCAAGCTCACTCtcaatctcaatctcaatctCAACCTCAACACAACTCAAATCCAAGCTCCTTTCTGAATCTTGACTTGGTTGGTTCTAGAACTACTAGAAGCTGCAGCCTAATCAGATCATCAGAACCCAGCTGCACCGACAGTAGTACTGTTGCTCATCAAGGACTCATTAATCATGGATCATTTTCAACCGCACCATCATCGTCACACATGCAGCAGCAGTCTCGGTTACTGGTCAACGATCAATATCAAACAAATGTTGTCGTCAAGAACCCGAAGAAGAGAACAAGAACTTCAAGAAGAGCGCCAACAACTGTTCTTACCACAGACACATCTAATTTCCGAGCAATGGTGCAAGAATTCACCGGCATCCCCTCACAGCCTTTTTCAGTTGGCTCTTCCTACTCTCGCCGGCTCGATCTTTTTGGCCCCGGCTCGGCCATTAAGTCATCAGGTAATATTCATAATCATCTTGAACCAATGGGGGGGCCTCTTAATTACCATCTCCGTCCTGCTACTCAAAAGTTTCAACCAAACCTCTTTtcatctccttcttcttcatcttccatGATTGATGctattgctgctgctgctagtACAAGCCATAACACTACTAGTAACTACCACGTCCTTTCTGAATTAGGCCtcaatagtaataataataataatactaaagaGCCTCAAAATACGTTGAACAATATTATGCAATCACAAAACTTAAATCACCACCCAGTTGTCTCATTCCAGTCTATTCTACAACACTCTAGTCCTCTTAATAACCCTTCACTTACTTTTGGTGCAAACAATAAGTCTCAAGCAAGTCATTTTGGTGCGCCTTCTTTTGAAGATCATGATCATCATTTGGCTATGAGCCATCATGCCAGCCATGTTGGGCTACCAAATAATCAGGATCAGTTTAGGTCATTCGATGGGAATTTTGCTAATTCATCACAAAGGGCTACAAGTTGTAAGTTGAACTACTCGGCTTCCTCATCAGATTTTCACCACAACAAGAATTTGGAGAATGTTTCTTCAAGGGGTACTGAAGGTACAGTTGATTCATGGATTTGTCCTtcagattaa
- the LOC102611951 gene encoding uncharacterized protein LOC102611951 encodes MKQETVTLFLVNLAGIMERADESLLPGVYKEVGAALHTDPTGLGSLTLFRSIVQASCYPIAAYLAIRHNRAHVIALGAFLWAAATFLVAFSSTFAQVAISRALNGIGLALVAPAIQSLVADSTDDSNRGVAFGWLQLTSNIGSLVGGLFSVVMAPMTFMGIPGWRISFHIVGLISVVVGTLVRLFANDPHFPDGGTANSDQVSSKSFRSDVKVLIQEAKSVIKIPSFQIIVAQGVTGSFPWSALSFAAMWLELTGFSHEKTAFLMALFVIASSFGGLFGGRMGDFLSARFPNSGRIILAQISSLSAIPLAALLLLVLPDDPSTPVMHGLVLVVTGLFISWNAPATNNPIFAEIVPEKSRTSVYAMDRSFESILSSFAPPVVGILAQHVYGFKPIPKGSSATEEIATDRANAASLAKALYTAIGIPMALCCFIYSFLYSTYPRDRERARMEALIESEMQQLESSNLPAAVEYSHVQFSESEVLSVKNRTVIEMDYDYEDGLDLDDNDEKILLHRQLTFSNLGE; translated from the exons ATGAAACAGGAAACGGTAACGCTGTTTCTTGTGAACTTAGCTGGGATCATGGAGAGAGCTGATGAATCGTTGTTGCCTGGAGTTTACAAAGAAGTGGGAGCTGCCCTTCACACGGACCCAACTGGATTAGGTTCTTTGACTTTGTTCAGGTCCATTGTGCAGGCTTCTTGCTACCCAATTGCGGCTTACTTGGCGATCCGTCATAACCGAGCCCATGTCATCGCCTTAGGCGCCTTTCTCTGGGCTGCTGCAACTTTCCTTGTTGCCTTCTCCTCCACTTTCGCTCAG GTGGCCATCTCTAGAGCTCTGAATGGCATTGGCCTTGCATTGGTTGCACCTGCAATCCAATCTCTTGTTGCTGATTCAACTGATGATAGCAACCGTGGTGTGGCTTTTGGATGGCTACAGCTAACCAGCAACATTGGTTCACTTGTTGGTGGACTCTTTTCAGTTGTGATGGCTCCAATGACATTCATGGGAATTCCTGGTTGGCGGATTTCCTTCCATATTGTTGGCCTAATCAGCGTCGTGGTAGGAACTTTAGTCCGCCTCTTTGCAAATGATCCACACTTTCCAGATGGTGGTACAGCAAACAGTGATCAGGTTTCAAGTAAATCATTCAGGTCAGACGTAAAGGTTCTGATTCAGGAAGCCAAGTCTGTAATTAAAATTCCATCTTTCCAGATTATTGTGGCTCAGGGTGTCACAGGTTCATTCCCCTGGTCAGCTCTGTCATTTGCCGCAATGTGGTTAGAGCTTACTGGATTCTCCCACGAGAAAACTGCATTCCTGATGGCATTGTTTGTAATTGCCAGTTCCTTTGGAGGACTGTTTGGAGGCAGGATGGGAGATTTCCTTTCTGCACGATTCCCAAATTCTGGAAGGATAATTCTAGCACAAATTAGCTCATTATCAGCCATCCCTCTAGCAGCTTTACTTCTCCTGGTTTTACCGGATGATCCATCCACACCAGTGATGCATGGTTTGGTCTTGGTGGTCACGGGATTGTTCATATCCTGGAATGCTCCAGCCACAAACAA TCCAATTTTTGCAGAGATAGTACCTGAGAAGTCCCGAACTAGTGTCTATGCTATGGACCGATCTTTTGAGTCCATACTATCATCATTTGCACCTCCTGTAGTCGGGATACTGGCTCAGCATGTTTATGGCTTTAAACCTATTCCTAAAGGATCCAGTGCAACTGAAGAGATTGCCACAGATAGGGCGAATGCTGCGTCATTGGCCAAGGCACTTTACACAGCAATAGGAATTCCTATGGCTCTCTGTTGTTTCATATATTCATTCTTATATAGCACCTATCCAAGAGACAGGGAGCGAGCTAGGATGGAAGCACTTATTGAATCAGAGATGCAACAATTAGAGTCCAGTAATTTGCCTGCTGCTGTAGAATACTCCCATGTTCAGTTCTCTGAATCCGAAGTACTCTCTGTTAAGAATAGAACTGTTATTGAAATGGATTATGACTATGAAGATGGTCTCGATcttgatgataatgatgagAAGATATTGCTTCACCGACAGTTGACATTCTCCAATTTAGGTGAATAG
- the LOC102611456 gene encoding uncharacterized methyltransferase At1g78140, chloroplastic, which yields MATIVSSSSFFSVSLPGRLGNSRRCSVKPNPSPIFIRKFVAKIRASSTAFVETKPSEPSFVENEASTSKNVLACPICYKPLTWIGDSSLSIESAAGSSLQCNTCKKTYSGVGTHFDMTAASGSKDYGELMSPATEFFRMPFMSFIYERGWRQNFVWGGFPGPEKEFELMKGYLKPVLGGNIIDASCGSGLFSRIFAKSGLFSLVVALDYSENMLKQCYEFVQQESNFPKENFLLVRADISRLPFASSSIDAVHAGAAIHCWSSPSTGVAEISRVLRPGGVFVGTTYIVDGPFNLIPFSRLLRQNMMQISGSYTFLSEREIEDLCRACGLVDFKCTRNRGFVMFTATKPS from the exons ATGGCGACTATCGTtagcagcagcagcttctTCTCGGTGTCTCTACCGGGTCGACTCGGTAACTCGCGACGGTGTTCTGTCAAACCCAATCCTTCGCCGATCTTTATACGCAAGTTTGTTGCCAAAATTCGGGCTTCTTCAACAGCCTTTGTCGAAACCAAACCATCG GAGCCGAGTTTTGTTGAAAATGAAGCAAGTACAAGCAAGAACGTGTTAGCTTGTCCCATCTGTTATAAACCTCTAACGTGGATTGGTGATTCATCCTTGTCTAT AGAATCTGCAGCTGGGTCTAGTTTGCAATGTAACACTTGTAAAAAGACTTACAGTGGCGTGGGAACTCATTTTGATATGACTGCGGCTAGTGGGTCAAAAGATTATGGTGAATTGATGAGTCCTGCCACTGAATTTTTCAG GATGCCATTCATGTCATTTATCTATGAGAGGGGCTGGCGTCAAAACTTTGTATGGGGTGGTTTTCCAGGCCCAGAGAAGGAG TTTGAATTGATGAAGGGTTATCTAAAGCCTGTTTTAGGTGGAAACATCATTGATGCTAGCTGTGGTAGTGGGCTGTTTTCACGAATTTTTGCTAAGAGTGGATTGTTTTCTCTTGTTGTTGCTCTGGACTATTCAGAGAACATGCTGAAGCagtgttatgaatttgttCAGCAGGAATCAAACTTTCCAAAAGA GAATTTTTTGTTGGTCAGAGCTGATATCTCTAGACTTCCATTTGCTTCAAGTTCGATTGATGCAGTGCATGCCGGTGCTGCTATACACTGTTGGTCTTCGCCATCAACAGGC GTAGCTGAAATAAGTCGAGTTCTACGACCTGGAGGAGTGTTTGTTGGCACCACCTACATAGTCGATGGGCCTTTTAATCTTATTCCATTTTCAAGGCTTCTACGCCAG AACATGATGCAAATATCAGGCAGCTATACTTTCCTATCTGAAAGGGAAATAGAAGATCTCTGCAGAGCCTGCGGCCTGGTTGATTTTAAATGTACAAGGAACAGAGGTTTTGTTATGTTTACTGCTACAAAACCCAGCTAA